A portion of the Simkania negevensis Z genome contains these proteins:
- the accB gene encoding acetyl-CoA carboxylase biotin carboxyl carrier protein yields the protein MDLDTIKKLMEAMEESGTTRVSLKEENGFALELERSPDFHMKPYVQHAEPHVQHMQPAHQPHHKVAEELKQVAQSRDDAGVKIMSPMVGTFYSSPSPDDPPFVSVGDEVKEDTVVCIIEAMKVMNEVKAGKSGKIKKVFVDNAHPVEFGTQLFLIEA from the coding sequence GTGGATTTAGACACAATTAAAAAACTCATGGAAGCGATGGAAGAAAGCGGAACAACCCGTGTTTCTTTAAAGGAAGAAAATGGATTCGCCCTTGAGTTAGAACGGAGTCCAGATTTTCATATGAAGCCTTATGTGCAGCATGCGGAGCCTCACGTTCAACATATGCAGCCAGCTCACCAGCCCCATCACAAGGTTGCAGAAGAGCTTAAGCAAGTAGCCCAATCAAGAGATGACGCAGGTGTTAAAATCATGTCTCCCATGGTTGGCACGTTTTACTCATCTCCTTCTCCAGATGATCCTCCATTTGTGAGTGTTGGAGACGAGGTAAAGGAAGATACAGTTGTCTGTATCATCGAAGCGATGAAAGTGATGAATGAAGTTAAAGCAGGGAAAAGTGGCAAAATCAAAAAGGTTTTTGTTGATAATGCCCATCCCGTAGAATTTGGAACCCAACTTTTTCTTATTGAAGCATAA
- a CDS encoding elongation factor P produces MATSNQISPGMTLSIDGKIYRVEFSVRVTVAKGVPFIKTKLKDLMSDEVIEKNFKVDQPVEEVTLSERRLEYLYLEGKDHLFLDVGELEEVLVPAAVVGDKVNYLKESIQLKAMFYGDTIFSIELPQFLELMVMKLEELKSKVSVSNASKLALLETGARVEVPLFIEVGDIIKVDTHVGEYVQRI; encoded by the coding sequence ATGGCAACAAGTAACCAAATTTCTCCAGGAATGACCCTTTCGATCGATGGAAAGATCTATCGAGTCGAATTTAGCGTCCGGGTAACCGTAGCAAAAGGGGTTCCGTTTATAAAAACGAAGCTGAAAGATCTCATGTCAGATGAGGTCATCGAGAAGAATTTTAAAGTCGATCAGCCCGTTGAAGAAGTGACCTTAAGTGAGAGACGACTCGAGTATTTGTATTTAGAAGGTAAGGATCATCTTTTTCTCGACGTCGGAGAGCTCGAAGAGGTACTTGTTCCTGCAGCTGTGGTTGGAGATAAGGTCAACTATTTGAAAGAAAGCATCCAACTCAAAGCGATGTTTTATGGCGACACCATTTTTTCGATAGAACTTCCTCAGTTCCTCGAACTTATGGTGATGAAGTTAGAAGAGTTAAAATCAAAAGTCTCTGTTTCAAACGCGAGCAAACTTGCCCTTTTAGAAACAGGAGCGAGAGTGGAAGTTCCACTCTTTATAGAAGTAGGTGATATCATCAAAGTTGATACACACGTTGGTGAATACGTCCAACGTATATAA
- a CDS encoding HAD family hydrolase, whose product MLIIFDLDDTLIDTSGSIIPGLLRNALQAMQKKGLEVSDFDRTYQRLLHFDRNHPNSRSALLEFLEIYGAPQACYDEGIREVYEEPIYSNPIQPIDDAIEVLNELAESYQLALVTKGKEHIQKEKMRRAKIPIKLFRYLCFCEEGPLSGPGKKGFYESIGREIGISPSQVLVCGDRISIDLTPAKELGYKTVQMRWGRGLGNTGLKKDVDYTILHLNELGPIAKQVKNMS is encoded by the coding sequence TTGTTAATCATCTTTGACTTAGACGACACATTGATCGACACATCGGGATCGATCATTCCAGGCTTATTAAGAAACGCTTTGCAAGCCATGCAAAAGAAAGGGCTAGAAGTTTCAGATTTTGATCGTACCTATCAAAGACTGCTCCATTTTGATCGAAACCATCCTAACTCTCGGTCAGCGCTCTTAGAATTTTTAGAAATTTATGGCGCTCCACAAGCTTGCTATGATGAAGGAATTCGAGAAGTTTATGAAGAGCCGATTTACTCTAATCCCATTCAACCGATAGATGATGCGATCGAAGTTTTAAACGAGCTTGCAGAGTCATATCAATTAGCACTTGTGACCAAAGGAAAAGAACATATTCAGAAAGAAAAGATGAGACGTGCTAAGATACCAATTAAACTTTTTCGTTACCTTTGCTTTTGCGAAGAGGGGCCCCTTTCAGGCCCAGGAAAGAAGGGTTTTTATGAATCGATCGGGAGAGAGATCGGAATTTCTCCTTCTCAAGTTTTAGTTTGTGGAGATCGAATTTCAATCGATCTTACTCCTGCTAAAGAACTTGGGTATAAAACAGTTCAAATGAGATGGGGAAGGGGATTAGGTAATACTGGATTAAAAAAGGATGTCGATTATACCATTTTACATCTCAATGAACTTGGACCGATCGCCAAGCAAGTTAAAAATATGAGTTAA
- a CDS encoding gluconeogenesis factor YvcK family protein, which produces MKKIVVMGGGTGNFAVLRGLKNYDLDLSAIVSMADDGGSTGVLRDELGVLPPGDVRQCLVALSDSSRLMRSVMNYRFENGGLGGHSFGNLLLSALEKVTGSFEKAVEEVGRILYIKGKVIPVTTHQVRLKMVLKNRKVLEGEREIYLSEEIDKGYESIYLEPFPQANPRAIDEIRSADLIIMGPGGLHTSIIPNLLVKGMSQALRETAAKAVFICNLMNRKGQTTGFKVSDYHREVVRFIGEDIFDYILVNNQKPEKELIERYASEGELVENDMKDSRVISAPLLGEIEAKDRADVLLTRSLIRHQSKQVTQEILKIVNHL; this is translated from the coding sequence ATGAAAAAGATTGTTGTAATGGGCGGGGGAACGGGAAACTTTGCCGTCTTAAGAGGACTCAAAAATTACGATCTCGATCTTTCTGCTATTGTTTCTATGGCAGATGATGGTGGTAGCACAGGGGTTTTACGTGACGAACTAGGTGTTTTACCTCCAGGCGATGTTCGTCAATGTTTAGTAGCTTTGTCTGACTCTTCGCGCTTGATGCGCAGTGTCATGAACTACCGGTTTGAAAATGGAGGACTTGGGGGGCATAGTTTTGGTAACCTTCTCTTATCAGCTTTAGAAAAGGTGACAGGCAGTTTTGAAAAAGCTGTCGAAGAAGTGGGGCGTATCTTGTACATCAAAGGAAAAGTCATTCCTGTGACAACGCACCAAGTCCGCCTAAAGATGGTTCTCAAAAACCGAAAGGTTTTAGAAGGAGAAAGGGAAATTTACCTCTCTGAAGAGATCGATAAAGGATATGAAAGCATCTACCTTGAACCGTTTCCTCAAGCAAATCCTCGAGCAATTGATGAAATTCGGAGCGCTGATTTAATTATTATGGGACCAGGTGGGCTCCATACATCAATCATTCCCAATTTACTTGTGAAAGGAATGAGCCAAGCTTTACGTGAAACCGCTGCAAAAGCGGTTTTTATTTGCAACCTCATGAACCGGAAAGGGCAGACAACAGGTTTTAAGGTAAGCGACTACCACCGTGAAGTGGTCCGTTTCATTGGAGAGGATATTTTTGACTACATTTTAGTGAATAACCAGAAACCTGAGAAAGAACTCATCGAACGGTACGCTAGTGAAGGGGAACTTGTTGAAAATGATATGAAAGACTCTAGGGTTATTTCAGCCCCACTTCTTGGAGAAATTGAAGCAAAAGACCGCGCTGATGTCTTATTAACACGAAGTTTGATTCGGCACCAATCGAAACAAGTAACGCAAGAGATATTGAAAATTGTTAATCATCTTTGA